Proteins encoded in a region of the Prunus persica cultivar Lovell chromosome G4, Prunus_persica_NCBIv2, whole genome shotgun sequence genome:
- the LOC18780197 gene encoding thioredoxin O2, mitochondrial, whose translation MARNSGVLARQLLGNRSKLCAALLNHHHKLPSNSFQTLASISTTPSSSHTTPSNSKPFSKSVHHFSNPHFLQHRPLSSPSGPSKIVPIRSENEYDSAVNIVQDKALPGLFYFTAVWCGPCRFISPVIGELSEQYPHVTTYKIDIDEEGLANTLGKLNISSVPTFQFFQDGKKVAEIIGADVARLRDTFGKLYKQE comes from the exons ATGGCGAGGAATTCTGGGGTTCTAGCGCGACAATTGCTTGGCAATCGCAGCAAGCTCTGCGCAGCTCTTCTCAATCATCACCACAAGCTTCCTTCTAATTCTTTCCAAACTCTAGCTTCAATCTCGACCACCCCATCTTCTTCACACACAACCCCTTCCAATTCCAAACCCTTCTCCAAGTCCGTTCATCACTTCTCGAACCCTCATTTTCTGCAACACCGACCCCTCTCCTCACCCTCAG GGCCCTCAAAAATTGTCCCCATTAGGTCAGAGAATGAATATGATAGCGCAGTTAACATAGTTCAAG ATAAAGCTTTGCCAGGACTCTTCTACTTCACTGCAGTCTGGTGCGGGCCTT GCAGGTTCATATCTCCAGTCATTGGAGAGTTGAGTGAGCAATACCCACATGTGACAACATATAAGATTGACATTGACGAG GAAGGCCTTGCAAACACTCTGGGCAAGCTGAATATTTCCTCCGTG CCAACATTCCAATTCTTTCAAGATGGGAAGAAGGTAGCTGAAATTATTGGTGCTGATGTTGCACGCCTGAGGGACACTTTTGGAAAACTCTACAA GCAGGAATGA